The sequence CGCCAAGGCTATTGATAATAGCAAAGAGTTATGACATTAAAGAGTTGTCTGCAACTGATATGGTATTACCTTCAGTAGAACTTATGAGGTATTCTTTCTATGGGAATCTCCTCAGCATTGAAGATGTTACAGTACCTAGAAAAATAAAGCTCCCCAAAGGGGCAGAACCACCAAAAGAAGAGGTAGTAGAGAAAACTATTGAGGATATTATCGAGAAAGCTTCGCCCGAATTGAAAGGTATATTTTATGAGTTACGCAATAGAATCTTGGAACTTGGCGATGAAGTCCGTGAAAAAGTCGGTGGTTGGTACATTGATTATCGAAAAACCTCTACATTCGCTACGATATTACCTCAGTCTAAGAATAATCGACTTGTTATTTACATCAAAATGGGCGATAAGAGAATTGGAGACCCTAAAAGATGGTCATCACAGATCCCTACAAGTTGGAGATATGGCAAATTAAATACTCAATTTAATATTATCCAGGAAGACCAGCTCAACTATGCGATGCAATTAATACGACAAGCATACGAATATGTCCCCTAGTGTAATACCCCCATAAAAATGGTGTACTTCAGATACATAGTTACTATTAGACCAAATTTCACCCCAATGGCGCCCTGTAAAACCTCAAGCTATCCTCAAATGTAACCGACCTGGCATATCGCTGCACCATCTCCAGGCCTTAAACACGATTTATCCCAACTTCTCTCTATAATGCGTAAGGCAATCCTCAAAGCTTATAGATGCCGTGTATCTCTGCACCATCTGTAGGGATTCCCAACCACCAAGCCTTGCTAAACCTTTTCTATGAAGTCTACAGGCAAAGCCCCTTCTGAAGCTGTGAGGGTTATAACGAATCCCTGTTTTATCTTCGAGCCTGCGGAGGAGCATTTTAATCACTCGTTAGTAAACAAACTTACCATTTCCTAGCTGAGGTCGACTTAAGAATTGGTTAATACCTTCGGGGTTTAAACTGTAGCTGTAAGCGAAATTAGTGAGGCAATACTCATAAAGCTGTTTGGTGCTTTGTCTTAGTTGTGATTCCTTTGAGCAGAGGAATTTGTTAACAATTTCTGTTAACAGTGGATAACTATTTTGTATTTGATTTCTGGAGCGGGTGATGGGATTCGAACCCACGACCCCTTGCTTGGGAATTACCGGGGGCAGTTCACAAACGTAGATTGAGGAAAAATCCCCGTTTCAATACCCTGCCTTGGTGTCTCTCTGGCTCCTATATACTGACTAGTCAATGAGTCACCACCAAGACCCTCGACTAAGGATATTCTATGACTTAACGGCATTTTACACAATATGTGTGATGTCTGTGTGATGTAAACCCGCATCACCCCTCCACCCTTTCCACCACCTCTTGTGTCCTGCGTAGCCAGTAGGATAGCTTACCGCGGCCCTAGTATAGTAATTCGACCCTGCGGAATGCCTCTGCTACTGGAACCCCTTGGTTTTGCCCTATCTTTGAATCCCTCTCCTCGATTCGCTGCTTTAACATCTCGGCATGTTGGCCTATCTGACTGACGTGGCAGCTAAGAGCAGCCAGCTTGATAGAGAAGGTTTCGCCGATGTCGATAAAGGTATCAGGCTCCTCCGAACCCCAGAAGTAGATCTCACTTACCCTGTGCGGTGTCAGCCCCTCAGCTATATGCTCTGGATAGGATAGGTGATCGCGGGCGTAGGGGAAGATGGCATCCATTGTGACAGTCCCGGTAATACGATGGTCCCGGTGCCACCAGTATTTACGGTAGGGGTCAGTTGTTAGCACGACATCGGGACGATGCTTTCTAATTAGTCGCACCATTTCCCCTCGAAAAGCGGGGGTATCTTCCAAACCTCCATCAGGGTAGCCGAGAAATATAACTTCGCTTACACCTAGTATTTTGGCGGCTTCCATCTGCTCCTGCTGCCTGATTTTAGCCAGGGTCTCCGAGGTCATATTTGGATCTGAGCTCCCTTTGTCGCCGTTGGTGCAGACGACATAGAATACCTCTCGCCCTTGCTTAACCCAGGAGGCTATGGTTCCCCCAGCACCGATCTCTGCGTCATCGGGATGAGGGCTGACTACCATCACTTTGATCACCGATACTTCCATTGAGGAACTTCCTCCCCAGACGTTCTTCCGGATTGTATCACAGCAATCCATAAGCTACAATGAAACAGACTACTGTTTGAACCGATAAAGGCAGATAATTGTTTACTATCCGCAACTTCCATACCCATGACCTAATCCCCTATGTTCAGCTAGTCAACGAGATAGATGAGGTAGATGGGTTAGGTAAATCTACCTCTGTGGCACAATTCAAGCAGCGCCTGGAGCAACCGGGGTATAACTGGGATGAGGACTTGATTCTCGCAGAAATAGATAGCCTTATAGTTGGCTATGCCGATATGGTGCGTGAACTGGAAATCGGCAGGGTAATCCTCGACATTGCCGTTAGATCGACATACCGTGGTCGGGGGATAGGCAGCAGGCTACTAGAAAGTGATATAGATCATGGCCGCAAGCTGGGGGCGAAGGTTATCCATATCCCTATAGCTCAAGGGGTGCAGCCTGGTGAGCACTTCGTTCGAAAAAGAGGCTTTCGAGTGACGCGTCGTCACTGGCAGATGAGCCTAACCGAATATGGAGTAGGAGCGCTCCAGATTCCAAGCGGCTTCGAGCTTCGCCACTTCCGCCCTGGTGATGAGGAAAGCCTGTGCTTGCTTCAGAACCGCGTATTCACAGGTAGCTGGGGATTTCGCCCTAATACAGTAGAAGAGATCCGTTACCTTGTAAACACAGGTTGGTGTCGTCCTGATGGTATCCTGTTTATCTGTGAGGGCCAAAGCAAGGTGGGCTATTGCTGGATGATGGATCACCCTATCGATAAGAAAAAGGGATACATACGAATGATGGGTATCAATCCCATTTATCGAGATCAAGGGTTGGGTAAAGCGATACTAGTGGCTGGAATCAAGCATCTTAAGAAATGCGGAAAGAAGGAGCTAGAGCTTCTGGTGGATAGCAGGAACCAAAGCGCCAAGCGCCTTTACCAGTCTGTGGGATTCCAAAAAAAGGGGGTAACGCTATGGTATCAAAGGAACCTTTGTGGTTATTAGCTCTTCATAGACGCCGAGAACCTGACGTGCCACTATAGACCAAGCATAATCAATTACTGACGGGCGTGCCGCATTTCCCATCCGCCGCCTGAGCTCTTTGTCGCCCAGTAGCCATTCCAAGCGCTGGGCAAAGACCTCACTCGAGAACTCGTCAATGAGATATCCTGCCTCCCCATCCTTGATAATTGTCGCCAGGCCACCCACTCTCGGGGCTACCACCGGTGTGCCGCAAGCCAAAGCCTCAACAGCCACTAGACTAAAGCTCTCATAATATGAGGCAATAACGCAGGCATGGGCAGCATTGTAAAATATTGGCATTTTTTCATGCTCCACCGCACCCCAAAAGATAACCCTTCCTTCAATTCCCAGCTTACTGGCCAGGGAACGCAGACGCACCAATTCGCCATCGCTATCTGAATCTCCTCCCACGATGAGAAAACGCAGGTCTTTATTGTCCTCAAGGCGTGCCATGGCACGTAGAAGGGTATCGATTCCCTTGAAGGGCTCGATCCTGCCCACGTAAAGTAGGATATTGGAGTGTTCTGAAAGACCCAGCTCGCATAGCACCTTTTCTTTATCCATGGGTTGAAAAAGCCCAAGGTCAACTCCACAAGGGATGACCTTGACATTGTCAGGCTGTGCGCCATAGATAGATATCAGGTTATCCTTCTCATCGGGGCTAACGGCGATTATACAGTCTGCTGTCGCTATTGCCTTTCTTTCCGCTTTGATGCGCAGCTCTGGCTCCATTTCAGCAGGCCGAGCCCGATTCTTAACTTCCCCTAACGTATGGAATGTGGCAACGTGCGGTATCATGAGTTGAGCCTGGAGTTGCTCCGCCGCCAACGCCGAGAGCCAGTAGTGACTGTGCAACAGGTCGTATACTAAACCTTCGCTCTCTATATAACGGATGAGATTCATGGAGAACTGGGGAAGAATATTATAGATATCCGTCTTCAATATATCCTCCTGCTCACCAGCCGCTATATGGATGAGACGAGCCTTCTCGCCTATCTCCACCACCTCAGACTCACTGTCGTCATGCCAGCGGGTGAATATATCCACCTCCACTCCCAGCCTCCCCAGTTCCTGGCTGAGCTCTCGTATGTAAAGGTGCATACCTCCAGTATCCTTGCCTCCCAAAGGCCTCAGCGGGCAGCGGTTAACACATATCTTTGCGATTCGCATAGAGTCAGCCCCTCGAAATCAAACAGCGATATAAAGGCACATCCTGGCCACCGAGGTCATATTTATAGGGCTCGGCACCCCGGAGAAAATCGAAGCGCTTCTTTCCCTCAGAGATGCCCTCTTTGATACAGAATACTTTGACTATCAAGCCCACGCTATAGGAAGCATAGTCTCGATTGTACCCACTGTTATATAGATAAAGCTCATTCTCATAGTCGAAGCATAGTGCAGAGGCCACTGGAATCCCTCCTAACTCGAGGAAGGACAATCTGATGTGGCCTTCCTCTGATAAAGAGTGTGCCATTGTTTCAAAGAAGCCCCTCCTCTGGTCGGACATGAACCCCGCCTTAGCATCTCCGCTTATTTTAAACAACTCAAAGAAACCCTCCAAAGCCTGGCGCAGCTGCTCTTGTTTAAGGATAGTATAGAAACGGGCCGACTTCGCTCGTTCGAGGCGCCGCAGCTTGCGTCTGAGCTCGTGGCGATCTTTCCTCTCCAGCTGAGATAGGTACTTCTCCCAGCTTGAAGGAAGGAAAACCTGAGGGCTGACATCTTCCTTCGTCACCTCGACCAGATAGTTCCTCTGTTTCGCCAGGAAGGCAAAATAGCGCAGGGCGAGTGAGTTGGGAAGCAATGACCGGAGATCGATAACGTTCCAATTCATGGGTTCAAGATAATCCAAGAGCTGCGAAAAAACGGTGTCTTCCTCATCTCGTCGAACTATGAAATCCATGTAGTCGCAAACATCACTACTGCCGATGAAGGATATATTCTCACCATGGCGCATCAAGGGAACGATACCAATAAGCTCTGTATCCCGCTTCACCGAGAGGAGCAATAGTTCGCTCCCGTTGCCAAAGGCCTGCCACCATGCCCTCTGCCATTGGGGTATTAGAAAGATATGATTTGTGGCGCAAGCCGCCAGAAGCTCGCGCCACGTCTTTTCCAAATCGGTGAAACTCTCCAGCACAATGGAATAGCCCATCGCCCTTCGAGTATAGCATCTCTACACTTTTATGCCAATTAGCTTTTTGACAGTATGGCCTTTGTGTCTTATAGTTACACTGTCGGCTATGACGACTTGGGCAGTGAAATGAGCTGGCAGTACAACGGAGAAGTTCGAATCAAGAAGCTGGAGATCCAACCCTTCGGCACGAATTGCTACATTGTGGTTTGCCCTATAAGTGGGGAGGCTGTGATCATAGATACCCCAGGAGAGGCTTCTAGGATTCTAGCCCAAACGAAGGACATGCGGGTAACATACGTAATAATTACACATACCCATCCCGATCACTTAGGAGCTTTTAGCGAGGTGAGGGATAAGCTCAAGGCCCCTATAGCCATTCACCCTTTAGAAGCAGCAGTTCTTCCTGCACCACCTGACCTCACCTTGGATGATAGCGATGTTGTGAACTTCGGCATGGTGAGCTTAAAGGTGCTGCATACCCCTGGCCATTCAGCGGGCAGCCTGTGCCTGCTCACTGGGAAGCACCTCTTCTCCGGTGATACCCTTTTCCCTGGGGGCCCGGGTAAGACGGGGACACCCGCAGCCTTTGAGCAGATCGTTAATTCGATCACTGAAAAACTCTTTACCCTACCCGATGATACACTGGTCTATCCCGGCCATGGCGAAGATACCATCCTGGGTAAGGAAAAACAAGAATTTGCCGTTTTTTCAAGCCGCGCCCCAACTGCAGGGCTCTGTGGTGATGTGCTATGGCTTTCTTCCTGACCAATAAGCCTATTAGGTTTATCGTGGCGGGCCTTTATGGGGATAGCGCCGACACAACCAGATCATGCACCCCAAATAGCGTAGGCGGTTAAAACCTCTCGCTATTATTTCTACCCTTTAATATAATGGGACACGGTTGCACAATTGCAACCAATGAAGCTGTCACATATCCTAACTAATGTAGCGAGAAAAGGAGGTATCAATGGAATGGTACGATCTGCTGGCTGACGGTTATGGGCGTGTGCTCGAGTTCCTCGAGAATGTGCTTGACGGACTTAATAAGGACGAATTGAACTGGCAGCCCCACCAGGATTGCAATAGCATTGGCTGGTTGACTTGGCATCTGACGCGTCAGCATGATGCCCAAATGGCTTCTTTGATGGGGAAGGAGCAATTGTGGATCGAGGAGAAATGGTACGCCAAGTTCAATCGATCAGCTGACCTTCAGGATATTGGATTCGGTCACACACCGGGGCAGGTGGCAGCGTTTGAATCTCCCGATATTCAGACGCTACTTGACTACCATCGCGCGGTACTAGAACGCTCAAAACAGTACTTCCTTACTCTATCAATAACTGACCTTGACCAAAAGATTGATGAACCGTGGTTTCAGCCGTTACCCACGGTTGGCGTCCGTCTAATCAGCATCTTAGAAGATAGTCTACTACATGCGGGCCAAGCGGCTTATGTCCGCGGACTACGCCAAGGCAAAGGATGGCAAAAGTACTGAGAAGCACAACAGACGGAATTACTATGATATATAGGAAAAGGGCAGACATCCTCTCGGTGGAAGCAAGTCAAGACTAATAACCTGAACCTTGTATCCTAACGTACACGATATACATCGTGGTTGGTTTATTCCAAATCCAAGTTTGAAATGTCCATAATTCAGGGAGCACCTCTCTCCATATCCCCTGATCCTCCCATAATCGCAAATTGCCATATGCGCTTCGAACCCGCAACACCATAATCAGAAATTGGCGAGTCTACTTTTTATATCTACAGAGGACGAAAAACGAGTTTTCGACCCCATGCCTTGTTACAGGCAGGTTTCTGCAATTTCTGTGATGTTCATGTGAGCTCGGTATGATGTTAAGAAAATGAGGCGAGGCAAGGAGTCGTAAAATATACAATTATCGACTCCTTGCCTGGGTGGAAAATAAAAAGGGGACTTCTTCTTAAAAATCCCCTGTTTTACTAGCTGGAGCGGGTGATGGGATTCGAACCCACGACCCCTTGCTTGGGAAGCAAGTACTCTACCGCTGAGTTACACCCGCAAAATCCGTAGCTGATTTCGGCAGTTTGAGTAACTTATTTGCGCCGAAAAATTGACTAAGCAAGCACTCCTTTTTCACATCCTGCGACTTCTTTTTCTGCTATCTAATATTAAGACCATAACCATCAGTAGTCAAGATGCATGATTTAAGCGTGAATAGAAGCTGAGGATTCTATATGGATATGATCGTTTATTGAACACTTTGGACAAAGGTGCACCCCGAATGATCATCCTGAGGTAATCGTCAGTTATCCGGAGGCAGAACTGTGAAGAGAGCTACTGTGGTAGCACAGCATCCACCCTTTTCTATCCTGAGATGTGATACCTTCAAACTGTACATTCTACCCCTGCCGTAGAAAAAACGAGCCCTGCAAAGTTCTCTAGTACTCTTTCTGCACCTCTTTAACGTTCAGCTTCATGTCAAACTGAAAGTAGAGACCAGCCAATACCTCATCAATCTTGAGTTTGTGGACAGGATCAGACAGAGAGGGTGAGTCATAAGTAATAGATGCCGGGCCAATCCATACCGCTTTCTCCCCCTTGGGATCCTTGTGGAAGTCCACCTCCGCATACCAGCTTATCAACTGCGTAAGATGCGTTAGACCCCCGCTAGGATTCTTCACAAAAGGAACATGTCTGACGGACAGTAAGGGGATTGGATACGGGATGTACGCATCTACTACACTGCCACCTGCCCGCTCTACTGGCTTGAAGGTAAAGGTGATCAGCCTTTTACCTGATGGCCGCTCCAGGGTTCCCTGTATAAGGTCATATTCATTCTCAAGACTTATATCCGCCATCTTCTTGGGCGCTCCCGCCCACTCCCTTCCGGCGGCCATAGCAGCGTCATTGGTCACATAGATATAGGGGATGTAGTATCCCATTTCTCCATGTACGTCTCTTACTATGATCATCGAAATGTGCTCATTGTATGTTCCTACAGTGCTGAAAGGGTACCTGGATATCCATATCGCGCCTTGGGGAGGATCACTGTATGGCTCAAGCCCCTCCGGCAGAATATCATCCACCTTTCCATCGATCAGAAAAACGGCAGCTAGCGCCTCGCAATTTCTGTACTCAATACCTCTCTCGGGGTTCAAATCATAGAGTGGAGCATCGAAAGGGGTGGACACACCTATTTTTAAAACCATCTTGATATACCTCCTTGTTTATTGGGTTATCCCATGTGAGAACATATGAGGGATTAACTCTTATACTCATCGACAATGTTATATGCAGCTGCAATGCTTAAGATATCGTTGGCTCCATCCATTATTAATGAAGCCCGCGCATCCCTGAAGAGCTTTTCGATGAGAAAGTCCTTGGTGAGACCGTATCCTCCGTGGAGCTGCAAAGCTTCATGAGCCACCTCGAAGGCTGCATTTGTGCCATATATTTGTGCGGAAAGAGCATGTCGGGAAGAAGCATCAAATGTTTTCTCGATATAGATCTTGCTCCAGACGTGCTCCATTACCTTTCTCGTGTAGTACCTAGAGCTCTCGACCATTTCGAACATCCGGTAGAGCTTTTGCTTGACCGATTGGTGCTCGCATAGCGGTTTGCCGCCCTGAACCCTGTCCTTGGAGTACTTCAGTGCCTCCTCGAAGGCAGCCCGGGCTAGGCCGGTAAATGCTGCCGCCATGAAACAGCTCGTTACGCAGATTATCTGGCCTACGCGGTATTCATAGAAGGGGGGCCTGATGATCATGTAGTCATCCGGAATATGCACATTATCAAAAGCGAGATCTCCTTGTGGAGAGTCCCTCAGCCCAAGCTTGTCGATAGGTTTCCCCTTGGTCACACCCTCTTGATCAAGCGAGACAATGCAAAACGCCCCATTGGAAAGACAATCATGAGGCGGCAGGGTAACGTGGAGACCTACATGTGTCGCTGCAGGGGCTGAAGATATCCAGCTTGATTTGGGCCCGTTTATGATCCACCCATCGCCATCTTTCACAGCTCTAACTTGGCCGGGATGAAGCTCTCTTACATGAGGAAGAAAGCTTTCTTCACAAAGAAAGATGTAATCTGAGCCACACTCGGGCTCGGTCATACCCCAGCAGCTGTGGTATTCGGCTTCTGTATCTTCTACAAAGGGCTTCACCACTTTTTCAATTACATCTCCCATGCCAAATATCGAAGCCACTCCAGGCGGGACCTGATCCACGCCTATCGCCGTTGTCAGCCCCACACTTCCCCAGCCGAGCTCTTCCAGAATTATATGAGCTTCCGTTGCACTCAATCCCAGACCACCGTAGTCCGGGTCTATGAAGATCTTGTGATACCCCAACCTCTTCATCTGTTTTAAGACATCCCAATATGGTGAGTCTTCTTCTATCACCTTGGCCGGGTCGGACATACTATCTAATGCCGCCGCAGCAGGCCTCATTACCTCTTCAGCGAATCTATGTGTTTCCCGTCTTAGTAATGACAACCCCTTGTCCTCTGTGATTAGGGGGTCTATTTCAAAGTACATGGGGCTCCCTCCTCACGTTCAGAGTAACCTCTCTTCTATCGCTCAGTCAAATTAGTCGATCGGAACTCCA comes from Dehalococcoidia bacterium and encodes:
- a CDS encoding DUF5655 domain-containing protein codes for the protein MPLFNIDQGKAKTIQTKEFSNEAELQTLFDKNLEEITGVRLIASQFPIPNGRIDSLGIDEHNVPVVIEYKWGHDPGAIIQGLFYLQWLTQNRKTYELLAKEKFGPIKVNWSSAPRLLIIAKSYDIKELSATDMVLPSVELMRYSFYGNLLSIEDVTVPRKIKLPKGAEPPKEEVVEKTIEDIIEKASPELKGIFYELRNRILELGDEVREKVGGWYIDYRKTSTFATILPQSKNNRLVIYIKMGDKRIGDPKRWSSQIPTSWRYGKLNTQFNIIQEDQLNYAMQLIRQAYEYVP
- a CDS encoding PIG-L deacetylase family protein, whose product is MEVSVIKVMVVSPHPDDAEIGAGGTIASWVKQGREVFYVVCTNGDKGSSDPNMTSETLAKIRQQEQMEAAKILGVSEVIFLGYPDGGLEDTPAFRGEMVRLIRKHRPDVVLTTDPYRKYWWHRDHRITGTVTMDAIFPYARDHLSYPEHIAEGLTPHRVSEIYFWGSEEPDTFIDIGETFSIKLAALSCHVSQIGQHAEMLKQRIEERDSKIGQNQGVPVAEAFRRVELLY
- a CDS encoding GNAT family N-acetyltransferase, which encodes MFTIRNFHTHDLIPYVQLVNEIDEVDGLGKSTSVAQFKQRLEQPGYNWDEDLILAEIDSLIVGYADMVRELEIGRVILDIAVRSTYRGRGIGSRLLESDIDHGRKLGAKVIHIPIAQGVQPGEHFVRKRGFRVTRRHWQMSLTEYGVGALQIPSGFELRHFRPGDEESLCLLQNRVFTGSWGFRPNTVEEIRYLVNTGWCRPDGILFICEGQSKVGYCWMMDHPIDKKKGYIRMMGINPIYRDQGLGKAILVAGIKHLKKCGKKELELLVDSRNQSAKRLYQSVGFQKKGVTLWYQRNLCGY
- a CDS encoding glycosyltransferase gives rise to the protein MRIAKICVNRCPLRPLGGKDTGGMHLYIRELSQELGRLGVEVDIFTRWHDDSESEVVEIGEKARLIHIAAGEQEDILKTDIYNILPQFSMNLIRYIESEGLVYDLLHSHYWLSALAAEQLQAQLMIPHVATFHTLGEVKNRARPAEMEPELRIKAERKAIATADCIIAVSPDEKDNLISIYGAQPDNVKVIPCGVDLGLFQPMDKEKVLCELGLSEHSNILLYVGRIEPFKGIDTLLRAMARLEDNKDLRFLIVGGDSDSDGELVRLRSLASKLGIEGRVIFWGAVEHEKMPIFYNAAHACVIASYYESFSLVAVEALACGTPVVAPRVGGLATIIKDGEAGYLIDEFSSEVFAQRLEWLLGDKELRRRMGNAARPSVIDYAWSIVARQVLGVYEELITTKVPLIP
- a CDS encoding GNAT family N-acetyltransferase, coding for MGYSIVLESFTDLEKTWRELLAACATNHIFLIPQWQRAWWQAFGNGSELLLLSVKRDTELIGIVPLMRHGENISFIGSSDVCDYMDFIVRRDEEDTVFSQLLDYLEPMNWNVIDLRSLLPNSLALRYFAFLAKQRNYLVEVTKEDVSPQVFLPSSWEKYLSQLERKDRHELRRKLRRLERAKSARFYTILKQEQLRQALEGFFELFKISGDAKAGFMSDQRRGFFETMAHSLSEEGHIRLSFLELGGIPVASALCFDYENELYLYNSGYNRDYASYSVGLIVKVFCIKEGISEGKKRFDFLRGAEPYKYDLGGQDVPLYRCLISRG
- a CDS encoding MBL fold metallo-hydrolase — protein: MSYSYTVGYDDLGSEMSWQYNGEVRIKKLEIQPFGTNCYIVVCPISGEAVIIDTPGEASRILAQTKDMRVTYVIITHTHPDHLGAFSEVRDKLKAPIAIHPLEAAVLPAPPDLTLDDSDVVNFGMVSLKVLHTPGHSAGSLCLLTGKHLFSGDTLFPGGPGKTGTPAAFEQIVNSITEKLFTLPDDTLVYPGHGEDTILGKEKQEFAVFSSRAPTAGLCGDVLWLSS
- a CDS encoding DinB family protein, whose translation is MEWYDLLADGYGRVLEFLENVLDGLNKDELNWQPHQDCNSIGWLTWHLTRQHDAQMASLMGKEQLWIEEKWYAKFNRSADLQDIGFGHTPGQVAAFESPDIQTLLDYHRAVLERSKQYFLTLSITDLDQKIDEPWFQPLPTVGVRLISILEDSLLHAGQAAYVRGLRQGKGWQKY
- a CDS encoding acetoacetate decarboxylase family protein, whose amino-acid sequence is MVLKIGVSTPFDAPLYDLNPERGIEYRNCEALAAVFLIDGKVDDILPEGLEPYSDPPQGAIWISRYPFSTVGTYNEHISMIIVRDVHGEMGYYIPYIYVTNDAAMAAGREWAGAPKKMADISLENEYDLIQGTLERPSGKRLITFTFKPVERAGGSVVDAYIPYPIPLLSVRHVPFVKNPSGGLTHLTQLISWYAEVDFHKDPKGEKAVWIGPASITYDSPSLSDPVHKLKIDEVLAGLYFQFDMKLNVKEVQKEY
- a CDS encoding acyl-CoA dehydrogenase family protein; the encoded protein is MYFEIDPLITEDKGLSLLRRETHRFAEEVMRPAAAALDSMSDPAKVIEEDSPYWDVLKQMKRLGYHKIFIDPDYGGLGLSATEAHIILEELGWGSVGLTTAIGVDQVPPGVASIFGMGDVIEKVVKPFVEDTEAEYHSCWGMTEPECGSDYIFLCEESFLPHVRELHPGQVRAVKDGDGWIINGPKSSWISSAPAATHVGLHVTLPPHDCLSNGAFCIVSLDQEGVTKGKPIDKLGLRDSPQGDLAFDNVHIPDDYMIIRPPFYEYRVGQIICVTSCFMAAAFTGLARAAFEEALKYSKDRVQGGKPLCEHQSVKQKLYRMFEMVESSRYYTRKVMEHVWSKIYIEKTFDASSRHALSAQIYGTNAAFEVAHEALQLHGGYGLTKDFLIEKLFRDARASLIMDGANDILSIAAAYNIVDEYKS